A genome region from Anastrepha ludens isolate Willacy chromosome 3, idAnaLude1.1, whole genome shotgun sequence includes the following:
- the LOC128856828 gene encoding mitochondrial import inner membrane translocase subunit TIM50-C, which produces MAMAQRGVLGVIKKIGSNPRVLLQCVGVQNRRALSNHLWSGRRHFSAAITVFRQKSVCQQCERFYTTESTKKAANPEILSKLFPQTALNVDEETERERKRKEEEEAKENEKAWKRMKIGFGVFAGSGIAFAIWAVYEFGKPEVDAEGQDIEDEFSKNPVVQQYIQRMWKSMNYYQKMIQEPSRDKLLPDPLKPPYIQPPYTLVLEMKDVLVHPDWTYQTGWRFKKRPGVDLFLQECAKHFEIVVFTAEQGMTVFPILDALDPNGYIMYRLVRDATHFVDGHHVKNLDNLNRDLKKVIVVDWDQNATKMHPDNTFNITRWLGNDDDTQLLDLISFLKTLAAAEVEDVRDVLHHYRQFDDPIVKFRENQRLLLEQMQEREREELAKSKPMVKKWTPSFLGRS; this is translated from the exons ATGGCAATGGCGCAGAGAGGAGTCCTtggagtaattaaaaaaatagggtCCAACCCAAGAGTTTTACTCCAGTGTGTTGGAGTACAAAATCGACGCGCGTTGAGTAACCACCTATGGAGTGGAAGACGACACTTTTCCGCCGCAATTACAGTGTTTAGACAAAAGTCTGTATGTCAACAATGCGAACGCTTCTATACCACTGAAAGCACAA AAAAGGCAGCAAATCCGGAGATTTTGTCAAAGCTGTTTCCCCAAACAGCACTCAATGTTGACGAGGAAACTGAACGCGAACGAAAACGCAAAGAAGAGGAGGAGGCGAAAGAAAATGAGAAGGCATGGAAGCGAATGAAAATCGG CTTTGGAGTTTTTGCTGGAAGCGGCATTGCGTTTGCCATATGGGCGGTGTATGAGTTTGGCAAGCCGGAGGTAGATGCAGAAGGCCAAGATATTGAAGATGAGTTTAGCAAAAATCCCGTTGTGCAACAGTACATACAGCGCATGTGGAAGTCAATGAACTACTATCAAAAAATGATTCAAGAACCATCACGCGATAAACTTTTGCCAGATCCATTAAAACCACCGTACATACAACCTCCATATACATTGGTGCTGGAAATGAAAGATGTTCTGGTCCATCCTGATTGGACCTATCAAACTGGTTGGCGGTTTAAGAAACGTCCTGGGGTTGATCTTTTCCTACAGGAATGTGCTAAGCATTTTGAAATCGTAGTTTTTACCGCAGAACAGGGGATGACTGTGTTTCCGATCTTGGATGCGCTTGACCCAAATGGATATATTATGTATCGTCTTGTGCGTGATGCAACGCATTTCGTTGATGGGCATCATGTCAAAAATTTGGATAATTTGAACAGAGATTTAAAAAAG GTCATTGTTGTGGATTGGGATCAAAATGCAACTAAGATGCATCCTGATAATACATTCAATATTACACGATGGTTGGGCAATGATGACGATACACAACTGCtggatttgatttcatttttgaaaa cgTTGGCAGCTGCTGAAGTCGAGGATGTGCGCGATGTACTGCATCACTATCGCCAATTTGATGACCCTATCGttaaatttagagaaaaccaaCGGCTTTTGTTAGAGCAAATGCAAGAAAGAGAACGTGAAGAACTAGCCAAGTCAAAGCCAATGGTGAAAAAATGGACCCCAAGCTTCCTTGGACGGTCATAA
- the LOC128856823 gene encoding zinc finger protein 271, with translation MVSDTPEEEVVICRACLSECVEHKSLHKQGIFMGEVRTLASMLGFITNMEFSNEEVEGYPTNICTRCVQNVAKTFAFKKMVLETDEVLRRQFTELVYDVGLSGSGGGGESVIEDIETESADSVVEEHHLDADEGTEVDDVDQLHELAAAAQFKRSVDSMEYVALTVLESFVDGDEATISEAHSQNTINHDEQNCEEEEVVVHEVTESEDVYQTDVEEEGRDKEYDEMYEVKLEEITQGEFTLSDIAEDQEMNTNLKRPRMVTVKSDDQDGDWDGTGDLKLKQPTKIRKKNSQPKPPNPDLQCKVCGKQLSNQNSFKYHMQLHSDATPYLCSLCGEGFKTRNAYEGHIVIHDPNNPNTCELCGKSYRQSSSLRTHMLSHTGERPFQCDICGKSMTQKSGYKKHMLVHTGEKPHACDVCGREFRYSSNLIAHKRCHSGERPYECPHCKRGFPTSEQMKRHTMVHTGERPFQCEICSKCFKRRSSLISHRHTHDSEPELIVDHKVCKSNVVELY, from the exons ATGGTTTCTGATACTCCCGAAGAAGAAGTGGTGATTTGTCGCGCCTGCCTTAGCGAATGTGTAGAGCACAAATCGTTGCACAAGCAGGGAATTTTTATGGGTGAGGTACGAACATTAGCGTCTATGTTGGGCTTCATCACAAATATGGAGTTTTCGAATGAAGAGGTAGAAGGTTATCCGACAAATATCTGCACACGTTGCGTGCAAAATGTTGCCAAAACTTTCGCgtttaaaaaaatggtattggaGACAGATGAAGTGCTGCGAAGACAGTTCACAGAACTTGTATACGATGTTGGTCTGAGTGGCAGTGGTGGTGGCGGTGAAAGTGTTATTGAGGATATTGAGACAGAATCTGCAGACTCAGTTGTTGAAGAACACCACCTCGATGCTGACGAAGGGACCGAAGTTGATGATGTAGATCAATTGCATGAGTTAGCAGCAGCTGCACAATTCAAACGATCAGTGGATAGCATGGAATATGTTGCTTTAACTGTGTTAGAAAGTTTCGTGGATGGGGACGAAGCAACAATCTCAGAGGCACATTCGCAAAACACAATAAATCACGATGAGCAAAattgtgaagaggaagaagtGGTGGTGCATGAAGTTACAGAATCGGAAGATGTATACCAAACGGATGTGGAGGAGGAAGGTAGAGATAAAGAATACGATGAGATGTACGAAgtaaaattagaagaaattacACAAGGCGAATTCACACTATCCGACATTGCGGAAGACCAAGAAATgaatacaaatttgaaaaggcccCGAATGGTCACTGTCAAAAGTGATGATCAGGATGGTGATTGGGACGGTACTGGCgatttgaaattaaaacaaccaacaaaaattcgaaaaaagaaCAGTCAGCCAAAGCCGCCGAACCCAGATTTGCAATGCAAG gtTTGTGGAAAACAATTGAGTAATCAAAACTCATTCAAATACCATATGCAATTGCATTCCGATGCAACACCTTATTTATGCAGTCTTTGTGGCGAAGGTTTTAAGACACGGAACGCCTACGAAGGGCACATAGTTATTCACGACCCAAACAACCCCAATACATGTGAACTATGCGGTAAGTCATACCGTCAGTCATCCTCTTTACGGACACACATGTTGTCACATACGGGAGAGCGACCATTCCAGTGCGATATCTGCGGAAAATCCATGACACAAAAATCCGGCTATAAAAAGCACATGTTGGTCCACACTGGTGAGAAACCGCACGCTTGCGATGTATGTGGTCGTGAATTTCGATATTCGAGCAACCTGATTGCGCATAAACGGTGTCACTCGGGTGAGCGACCGTACGAATGTCCACATTGCAAACGTGGCTTTCCAACATCTGAACAAATGAAAAGGCATACGATGGTGCATACAGGCGAGCGGCCCTTTCAGTGTGAAATCTGCAGCAAGTGTTTCAAGCGACGCTCATCATTGATATCCCATCGACATACACATGATTCTGAACCAGAGCTAATTGTCGATCATAAAGTGTGTAAATCAAATGTCGTGGaattgtattga
- the LOC128856382 gene encoding uncharacterized protein LOC128856382 produces the protein MNKSAEGISQKATSAPHTDDESITTSTESDSLETWTLVNDKNKNRANTSQIEDNHSATNNRVEILTNLNDLLTNDNKEKHESADSRTDDDSIVDDGSEGISIISESESAGRASPLAMAENFNSVDFNICSNPEEVYPASMLRLPIHIPQPQYALPSTIHHADENAVRQRRIRRSSSSATSERKVVKSINGDTVEAKRVYPLVRRSLKGVFYICITLAILAFIGKLRNPDWQSFFDKKNLSVLEQKLTDLELQNNLMRAEIDILSKQVNYLSSLNQNGGRMNRENVVRGPKSQQRFFKQTGEWIMKQKGIDLVDKPEDDLKKSFKCPDGKFVEIASMCEENEGQNIKNMDDILKVVDEIMEEQIVEDLSSSKEEIGAERKGHGADYKNKHKYVNIGSKNSKESGHHSSENKYETQKHWKRHNHLHRDSDDDFSEEDEDFDDSLEDFGKKKFTSKESYNKHEHIRSNGDKYKGVHPNDNFKDRHSNDRSKERRFNGNSKENLYVASDEQSRKSGEWHGKLMQQRENARRQNEYQQRNKNWFIERGDNREKMRHRR, from the exons ATGAATAAATCAGCAGAGGGCATCTCACAAAAGGCCACGTCAGCACCACACACTGACGACGAGTCAATAACAACCAGTACTGAATCGGATTCATTAGAAACATGGACACTAGTAAAcgataaaaataagaatagagCAAATACATCGCAGATTGAAGATAACCATTCAGCTACAAATAATAGAGTTGAAATATTAACTAACTTGAACGACCTTTTAACAAATGACAACAAGGAGAAACATGAGAGTGCTGA TTCCCGAACTGATGACGACTCCATCGTTGATGACGGTTCGGAAGGTATCTCAATTATTAGTGAGAGCGAAAGTGCCGGGCGTGCTTCACCTCTTGCAATGGCGGAAAATTTTAATAGCGTAGACTTCAACATTTGCTCCAATCCGGAAGAGGTTTATCCTGCCTCAATGCTTCGATTGCCTATCCACATACCGCAACCTCAATATGCACTGCCCTCCACCATCCACCATGCTGATGAAAATGCAGTTAGACAGCGACGTATCCGACGTTCTAGTTCAAGTGCAACTTCAGAACGAAAAGTTGTAAAGTCGATAAATGGTGACACTGTGGAAGCAAAACGAGTATATCCATTGGTACGCCGAAGTTTAAAAGGGGTTTTTTACATTTGCATTACCCTGGCCATATTAGCTTTCATTGGAAAATTGCGCAATCCTGATTGGCAatcatttttcgataaaaagaaTTTGTCTGTATTAGAGCAAAAGTTGACAGATTTggaattacaaaataatttaatgcgTGCCGAAATTGACATTTTATCCAAGCAGGTGAACTATTTGAGTAGTTTGAATCAAAATGGTGGTCGGATGAATAGGGAAAATGTTGTGAGAGGACCAAAGTCTCAGCAGCGATTTTTCAAACAAACCGGTGAATGGATAATGAAACAAAAAGGAATAGATCTCGTGGACAAACCAGAGGATGACCTAAAgaaatcatttaaatgtccagaTGGAAAATTTGTAGAGATTGCAAGCATGTGTGAAGAAAACGAAgggcaaaacataaaaaatatggatgatattttaaaagtggTCGACGAAATTATGGAAGAACAAATAGTCGAAGATTTGTCATCATCAAAGGAAGAAATTGGCGCTGAACGCAAAGGACATGGAGctgattataaaaataaacacaaatatgTGAACATAGGAAGTAAAAATTCGAAGGAAAGTGGGCATCACAGTTCCGAGAACAAATATGAGACACAAAAACACTGGAAACGGCACAATCATCTACATCGTGATAGCGATGATGACTTTAGTGAGGAAGATgaggatttcgatgactctctGGAAGATTTTGGCAAAAAGAAATTTACTTCCAAAGAGAGTTACAACAAACACGAACATATACGCTCCAACGGCGATAAGTACAAAGGTGTTCATCCAAATGACAATTTCAAAGATCGTCACTCTAATGACCGATCCAAGGAGCGACGCTTTAATGGGAATTCCAAAGAGAATCTCTACGTTGCCTCCGACGAGCAATCGCGTAAAAGTGGTGAATGGCATGGAAAATTAATGCAACAACGAGAAAACGCCAGACGCCAGAATGAGTATCAGCAACGTAATAAAAACTGGTTCATCGAGCGTGGCGACAACCGCGAAAAAATGCGTCACAGAAGATGA